The Platichthys flesus chromosome 23, fPlaFle2.1, whole genome shotgun sequence DNA segment TCCTCAAGCTAGATAACAATCTTTTCAATTTTAAGTGCAATTTTATGAATCTCAATTACTTACTATAGTTATGTTTAACCTTAGCTTGAAGTTACTGTCACAAGTAAAATAATTTGTCTTTTAACAGAAAATTGGAAGCAAAGCTATAACGTAATTTTGTTTACATGCCGAGTGTTAATAATCTTGTCGTAGTCACTAGTAAAAtcttatttatcatattttaataaCGGGTTATGTTATGTTCCATGCGGTGGAAGAATAACAAGTATCAATATGACACAATAAGAGTAAATTAACTCAATTAAAGTAATTCTTCCAAAAGTCTTGGACGTTTATTTTGAAGTCCCCCTACCGTGGTTTCCTTGACACAGCCCAGTTAGCTTGTTAGCATGATAGCTTGTTAGCAGCCTCACCTGTCGCCGCggacttgttcttcttcttctttctcctcttcttcttcgcgGTCTCCTCCGCCGGGTCGGTCTCGTCCTTGTCCTCCGCCTCTCCGTTCAGCTCCGGTACCGGCACCGGGCTCTGCTCCGGAACCGGGACCTTCTCCGGTACCGTGGGGACCGGGACCTGGACCGGACTCTGCTCCACTTGCACGTCCGCCATGATCGCAGCCGCTGCTGGAAAAGGAAGCGCAAGGGATTGTGGGAGTGCTGTGCACGATGCTGCCTTCAGGGATGGGCGGAAGTTTAagatttgttttcacaaatCTTTCTTAACAGTTTTCTCCATTTGTTTAAACTCGGAGTAAAAATACTCCCTTACAGTACTTAAGGGTTCAaatgtgtaggatttagtgacatctagtggtgaagtggcatgttgcagctaaatacccctcacctcaccctcctcttcccgaacatgacagagaacaagTGGAAACCTTCACTTGTCATAAAAACGcttttttgtttatgttattGTATTGTTGACTTTATGCAAGAATAAAActactatataaatatataatataaatataaatctacTATACTTTATATATTCAACATTAATTCCGCTAAACAGTTACCTTATATCACGAGTCTTTAAAGATCAGAGTCTCGACATTGCACTTGAATGCACCATAAAGTAAAACATGCTGCATCAGCTGAAGTGAGGCTTTGAGCCTGATGCAGTAGAAATACATGTAAAAAACTACACTTAAAAATAAAGGGATGTTTACACATGTATTTATACAACATCAGGTTCAGAATGGATGTGAATCTGAGCCTGTTgcagtataaatacatttaaaaactaaactCACAAACATAGGAATGAAAAGTGTGTACATAGGAAACAATAGAAAAACGCATTCAtattaaatcatgttttctccattaatatcaacactttgtttacatttaaagtaCAATGACCTTATTGAACTGGTTACATAGCAGCTGCTGCAGTACCAGCGGTGCCCATCAGGTGGCAGCATTTCAGTGGTAAATCCTTATTTAGCTGCTTGTatagatgtttatttatttttttgttttcatttcacacaaGAGTAAAAATGAAGACTGCCTCCTGAATTCAAAATCCCACTAAAGTTAATATACCTAAATATTATCGATAGTGTATTGTGAATCAAAAATTCTATCAAATAAATCTAGTGgagtaaaaataatattttaataagcTGTGGAAAACGAGGAAATATAGTAAAAGTACTTGAGTCAACGTGTGAGACCCTGAGGGGCTTTaaagtggagctgcagctgcttcaggtcAAACAAGTGCAAAATCCCACCATGCATATCAAATAACCCACCAAACCAGTTTCTTAAGCCCCCGGCCACTGGAGCCTCTGAAAAACCATAGCGCTCCAATATCAGAGAAAACCTCAAGACACAGCCAACACTTACAGCTTGGTTTTTTATTTCAAGGGGGAAAATGCAGGAGGAGGCTGACATGTAGACGAGAAAAGACAGGGGGGGGGCATCAGGCCGCTCAGTCTCATGGCAAGGTACAGATTGTCCATCACATGCCAGAAGATCAGCCTCCTCTCTTTAAACCTCACAGCAGCAAACATTCACTAGATTCAGGCTGCGCACACTTCACTGTCACAAACCAGGCGTTGTGATGTTTGTGTCCCTGTGAACACAAAGAAATCAGGATTGCTTCAGTCTTCATGAACCGTTTCTGAGTCACTGCGAATAggattgtgaatgtgtgtccaCTTTACTGTTACGACCCACAATCAGAGACATGACATGAGGCATTGAAGACATTACACGGGACATTCCACAGTCTCTTCttgcactttgtgtgtctgactcTAATAACTAAGGTCGGCTGAGATCCACATTCTGCTGTATGAGCTGATCAGACAGAAAAAGCTAAATTTCGCCTTGTGTCATTTTtgcaaatacaatattttgCATTGGGAGGGTTTTCTTAATCGTCTAACAACAATCTACACCAGGCCAAAACTATTGTttatcaaaatgaaatgaaaaataaagtgtCAAACCATGAGTCAATGTCAGTATCGTTGTCTTGGTCTTAGGAAACTATCCAAAGTACCAACTACACTGTTAGAAGGCAACTTATTGGCTTTTATTACTTTATTGAAGTAATAATTTTGAGGAACTTGTATCTCTGATTTACTTTGAACATACAACTTCAGAAGAATTAACACAAAGTATAACCAACAAATAAATTACGTTGTATTTCAGATATAAGTTTTACGAGTTCAGATAAAGAACTTGTGGATCTTTGTTGATCCAGGGGGGAGAGTTTACCCAACAGTAATTAAAAGCTGCCCCACATCGACCAGCTGCAGGTTTAAGTAATGTACAAAGGAATTCATGAGTAACAATAATTTAATGATATTTGAACAGATTCATAAAGGTCTTTTCTGCTCATAAGGAAAACCTTTTAATTAGTGAATTTCCACCTCtgatctttattttctttctgtctgaacAAATCGTCAGAATCACCACTCGTGTCtcagaatattattattattatgataaataTCTTTTCCAGATTGACAGTTCTGACACCTACTACAGGTCGACTGTCACAGAGTAACCTGTCGACATTCTGTTCTTCTGACCTCAACACTGTCAAGTCTGGTCTTTGTTTTAGTGGTTCAGGTTCCTGAGTTTTAACAGCATGAGAGCAGTAAGAACCGTGGGTAATGTACAGTAACATGGACGGATGGGTAATAGAGAGTGAAATTTAAATATCTCATCACCAGATACAGTTAAGATGTAACACAGCAGACGCATCGATAAAAGACTCCAGACCATCAGACATAAACAAAGTCTCTGCTCAGTGCTCGGATAAAGCAGTAAAGTTTCATTTCAGTCCTTCTCCGGTGTTCGTCTGTCGcattcctcctcttcgtcctcctcttcgtcctcctcttcgtcctcctcctcctcgtcgtctCCAAACGTCTGCTCCTCCATTTTGACGAGCGAGTGTGAGCGTGCCGCCACCTGAGCAGCGAGGGCGGAGCTGAAACTCAGAGCCTCGGAGCCGTGGATCTCAGTCAGTCTGTCCATCAAGGTGACGGCGGTGACTTTTGGCTGCAGGAGGCAGTCCAGGCCGTTCTGGGACTCCGCCCCCTCCTCCAGGAGCCCATCGTACTGATGAAGCTcggaccctcctcctcctcctctgttgcaGACTGAACTCACTACCGACTCCTTGTCCTCCGCCTCCGCTCCACAGATGAACTCCATCACCGGCTCCACGGAGGGGTCAGGGCTCACCCTGTCTGTTTCTTCTCCATCACTTCCTGCGGGCTGCTCTGAGATGTGGTTTCCCGCCTCATCCCCGGTTTCTGCCGAGCCTACAGAGGTCGGAGCATCTGGTGGGTTGGTGGCAGGATCTGAATCTTCAGTGCAAGCTGAAAGCGCCACAGCAGCTGCAAGacgaagaaacacaaacaggatttaGGGATCGACTCGTATACTGATTTATGATTTTGTCTCGTGGATTATTTTAGTATCAGCAGAAAGACGGACTGCAGATAAACACCATTGCAGACCTTGGTCATTGAagagcagctgcttcctcttcatcctctcccccTCTGATGCACGGAAGCCCAGGACAGCCTTCAGCTCCGACAGGACGCGACGAGACTCCTCCCTCTCACGGCGCTGACGCTCCCGCTCCTCCGgtgacaaaatgtcaaaaaaagaCCCTCGGCCTTCCCCGTCAGAGTCCGAGTCGGACACGTAGGCCTCCCACTCCTGGTCAAACCAAACAGTGCAACAGGGCGACAACATGAGGAGAAGATAGAAGGGAAAGGCGCTGAGCCTAGTACGAAAATATGAACTGTCGTGATGGACATtttgtgtaaacagagaaagacaatGAGAGATATCAGGTGGAAGAGGAGATTTGATCCTACCAGCTCCTCTGGCACAGGGTCTCTGTCCAGGATCAAGGGGTacgatggaggaggagcaggaatcTCAGTCACAGGggctccacactgctcctggCCTTCAGCATTACCTGCAGAGATTGTGTATCATtacatttctgcaataaaatccCCACAACAGCTCAACACAGCAGTTTGGTCACTGTGTTGAAGGTCACGGTCTGTAATTTCATCCTACATTGTGGAGGAGCGACTTCCTCAATGACGGGCAACAGACTTGAGTCACAGTTAAGGAAGTAGGAAGTGTGTTAAAAATAGAACGACAGTAAATATGGAAACAATATGCGACTAAAGAGggtgttgtgtatgtgtaggGTGCCGTGAGGAGCAGGGAATGATGAGTATGAGCTCATAATTTCAGCTTCACATAGAAAGCTGCCATTTTGACTCAAATGTCTGGTAATTGTTAAGATGTCTGCATATAACTAAATTCACTGGATTAGTGATTCTTCCTTATCTAGAGTACTTGTTACGTTATTTTAAGTCTTTTCAAAAGTACAATTAAGTTTAAAAAACGCATCAAGTGCCTAAAACAGAGAAGTCAGGAAACACCGCTGGCCCGACTCAGTTCGATATAGCTAGTGTCTTCTCACCTGAACAGGCGTTGGCCCGTCTCAGCATGCGCGCCACCTGGTTGACGCTGTCCTCCCAGCAGCCCGTGCTGGCCTGCATGTGCGGCTGCAGCTGGTGCAGCCGGTCGTTGAGGTCCTGGTAGCCCTCGCACGACAGCTCCGTCAGCTCCTTGGAAACCATCAGTTTCTCCAGGTCGTCCTCCAGGATGATCATCCTGACGACGtcggacacagaggaggacgagCGGTGTCAACAGTGTGTGACAATGATGTAACAACTTTATGTGGTAAATACTTTGAATACACTCAAACTTAATGTACTATGTCCTTATGCACATTCCTTTACAATGTACCATTCCTGTTTTACTGATGCAGTGACCCACTTTCATCATACTCATTATAAAAGTGTCATTTGATCTTAATAGAGGTGTAGAAAGAGTACACTCAggattttctctgtgtttgtgtgtctgtgtgtgtctctcactcgCTCAGCATGGCCTTGAGGTGCAGCTGAAGGCTTCGGATGGACGTGTGCAGGGTGTTGAGCTCCCGGCACTTCTCCCTGGCTCGCCCGGTCTTGTCGGAGCCCGTCGACCTCGGCTGGGTTTCAAAGTGCCGGTGGAAGTCGTAGCTGCGCTGCACTTCACAGAGGCAGCCGGCCAGGGCGAGATGCAGGGGCTCAGTTACAGCGGCGATAGAGAGGTGcaggggagatggaggaagagggggggttTCTCCTTTGAGCACGCCCTCTTCCGGGTCCTCTATTCGGCGCGGGGATAGTAGAAGAGCCAATCGGCGGAAACATTCAGAGCTCTGTCCCACCCACAGCTGGAACAGCATCTGCAGGAGAACAAACCACCAAACACATGTCGTCAAGTTCCCAGCAccgctctcttttctcttttatataATCTCTGAGCTGTTGCCACCTCAAGCCTCTTTACCTCAGGTCAGTGCATGAATACAATGTCAAACTATCACCTTCCTCACAGCTCTGAATCAGAGAGGAAAGTAGAACCAAAACAGACACTGAGCACAACGATGGACAACAGAGAAGTGGATCAGGTGGATTTACGAGTAACGAGTGGCTAGAGAAGTTTCCATCGGCATTTTGATCCTTCTCTAgtggtgaaaaatgaaaaccattGAAACAAACAAGTAGAAAATCAagtgaaaactaaataaaaagttCACTATACTCTTGTCCTGTCATTAAAAGGAACATCCTCTAGTACAGTGCACGCCTGACCTCCATCTTTCTGACTTGTGCTACCTCCCTGCACCACCCCCTCTCGATTCTCCAGGTTATAAACCTGCTGGATTTACCTTCAGGGCCGGCAGGCTGTAGTCGTCCGTCAGCTCCTGCGCCTGCTCGTCCCCCAGGTGCTCGATTCCCAGGCCGAGGCCCAGCTCCTTCAGAGGCACCGCAGACACATAGTTTGTCACGTTATCGATCTCAGAGTTGAGAGGAAACGTTTGCAGGGGTTAAGGACGCACCACACGTCTATGAAAACAATGACCATCTCTACAGAGTTACATATTCCTCAATTTCAATTAATGTATATCTTATCAGGAGATATTTTGTATATGCCTGTAAATGGCTCTAGATATCAACCTTGAAAGGAGGATTCTGCTTCTTAATGGCTTTTTAtctaaaaagaaatataaaactatGTGATATACGAGAAAGGATATGCCTTGAGCATGTGACAGGTGGCCCTACGCGAGGCTCTGAAGGCTGAGCGGAGGGCCCGGTAGAGAGCCTTCCTCAGTCCAATCAGCTGCTGGCCCCGCGGCACCGCCCCTGGACCCGCCCTGCTAAAGGAGCCGGCTGCACTCACCCTGTCGAGCAAACTTGACAAGTGAAATGTGATACAACTGTGGAGACGTCCCAGAGAGGCAGGGGGgcacacacaacactgaacaACACATCACTAAAGACACACAAGACGTTTGCTACGTGACAAACAACACACGGAGACAATTCAGACATGAACACTACACAGGAGGGTTACACTACTCAACTATTTTACTATTAAAGGAACAATTTGGTAAATTAGCTTATTCATTTTCTTGGACATAGTTAGATAATAAGATTGATTTATTCTGTATTGAattctttaaatgactttaAAGAATTTTCCTTAGTATAATACCAGATTAACAAAGATTTTCTGTGATGCTAAagctgaacaaacaaacagacaaataagtTCTACTCTAACATAAATAATTGCACAGCTTTAGACACGCTACCTGAAGAGGTTAATTAACACACTCTCGAAAAAGGAGGGAGATAATTGAGCAGGCTCAGGTGGATCATtatgtgtttgattgacaggcagGTGGAAGTGAGAGGAGTACACTTACAGGGTGAATCCTCTGGAGATGACCTCGGTCTCCTGCACCAGACGCAGGGCTTTACGAGACAGGCCCGTCAGAGTCTTGCCGTTGTGGACCATAGTCTGGAGCTGTGTGACGCGGGCGTGGACGGCCCTCTGCACACGGCCCCGTCTCCAGAGCGTGATCCCCCTCAGTCCGACCCAGCCCAGCAGGGCCAGGCTCCAGGGGGCGACAGCCAGAGACCAGAGGCCCTCGGAGACGGAGCAAAGACCCATCAGCACCGCGGCCAGGCCAACCAGCCCCGCCATGtccctgagagagggagagacaagaACTCTGATCAGCTACATAGGAACGGGCTGTGAAAATACTTTAAtgtaaaatttaaaataattctttGGGAAATAAAGGTTTCCCCAAAGAATTATTATACTACAAGATTTTTGAGGCTCTAGTTTCACTCTGTACTGGTTTTATATTGGAAAGCACTATATTCTCTGGTGATCCAATTATCCTGCCCACTCCTTCCCACCTACATACCAGAGGGAGGGCCTGGCGATGAAGCTCGGTCTGGGCAGGGTGCTGGCTCGGCTGGGTGAGCCAGAGAGCGAGGAGGCGAGGGTGAGCAGGCTCGGGTCCAACAGCTCAATCAGCTCcacgtcctcctgcagcagcacgtCCTGGTCCAGAATGCACCTCACCGAGTACTGGCCGAACACGCAGTCCTgcaagatggaggaaaaaacaaacaaccgtTGAAAATAAAAGTATGCGAAGGTGGTGGTTTTAGTGTCAGCATTCTTTTCCACctaccagctgctgctccagcttaTGAGATGCAGCTGCCTGGTGCATCGGGCTCCATCTCCACACGGCCTCAGCCAACCTCCACAACCGTCCTCCCTGCAAAACACACAGGGGAGACCTTATGATGCAGTCAATTAAGTACATGCTCCTGTGCAGCGCTTTCAAACAGCCCCAGTGGATTTGAAATATATTCCATATCAAAACACCAAGTAATACACCTGCAAGtctaacaattattttgtcttGCTCCCACGAACCATGAATGCATTTCCCAGTAATCACACCAAACACAAGTGAGTAACACTCGCTCACGGTCAAAAGGAGTTTCCCAGGGGACAAACTCTTTCAGCCAACAACAATAAgtgcaatgtgtgtttgtaaaaactCACTCTTCGGTCTTAAATAGCAGAAGACAGGAAAAACACACCCCGGCTTCACTTTGCTGGATTTCTACTTTGGAACTATAACTGagtgtttacattttcagcaTCAACAAAACTCAAACTGTGATCCTTCTTAAATACATGGTTgtcagagagggaagagaggttTTAGttccagaaaaagaaacacGTTGGTTCGCATTACACTGGAGACactacacagaaacacacacttgttttaTTCCCAGCAGCCGGGGAGTCCCTGtgtaaacacactgaaacaTTCAGTCACCACAGAGCAGAGCGTCACATTTTAAGTCCACTGACATTTCAGCACAGAACAAAACTCTCGGGCTTTTTCAAAATGCTGCAAACTGCTGAAAGCACACAAAATATTCCTAAACTGTGTAAAGCCGAATCATGAATAGGATCTAATGTAATCtgcttaagtgtgtgtgcgtgtgtgtgcatggcatCACTGAAGTGCTTTGTTTAGACTAATTCTGAAAGATGTTTGTGTCGAGGTtgtaaaaataacacacacgtACGTTCTTATCAgttaagagtttaaaaacagGGAATCCTATTGAATCCTGCATCACAACATCCTGTGAAACGTGTGtgacgtgtttgtttgtgagacaGATGCTTTGGGGGTTATTGATCCAGACTGGGACATCTGCACCATGACCCTCTTCCTGAGGGAAAAACCCAAGTTGTTAATCTAACAGATGCAGTCagattgattattgatcataGACAGAGTACCAGGGCTCGACATTCACACAACCCTGGTCATCGGTCTCAGCcaacaatgtgtgtgtacattcacactcacactgcagTTAATATCCTGAGCCACTCATCAGTATTCTACTGGTGTCACAGGGAGCAGTGGTCTGACTGTTACTGTGGGAGTCAGTAAACACACCACACTGGATCTCACGTATGATAACACGTATGTGTTTGTGCCAAAACAATAAGTTGTTTAATCAAAggaattaaaattaaaattattgTCGTAATAACtgtttacttaaaaaaataccCATGATTCTCTTACTGTAGTAAGCCCAGCTATAGTTTTTTGTGAACAATCTGCATTTCTCCCATTTATAGTTAAGATCCTTAAATTTGCCTGATCATTATAACACAGTTGTAAAACAGGCTAATCTGGTTTTGCAGTTTCACAGCTGCACATTATTTTCCCAACTAACAGTTTGACCTATAAACCCACCACATTTTCCTGAAGACGAAAGTGACAACTACAGATTTCTAGTTTTGTTCAGGCAGCAAATAAATTCCCCAAGCGATATTCAGTTTAACATTTCTTTCAATATGCAACTTTACTGTTTCAGCTCTAGACTGGAACAGATGAGATTAGGAGCAATTCTCCACTTGACAGCTAGGACGACTTATTTGcttaagcaacataaacacagagcaagaaccaaaccaggaaaatatggcaataaaaataaaattaaatatttgaattcaCCTCACAGCATCGAGGCATGTTTCATCTTGccaaaaacacagtttgaacGGCAATGATCACTCTCACACCTGACTGCAAGAGAGAcctttcattttcagttgtaTAAATGTGGGAAAATACAATGTAACACTAGATTCCAGAGGCATTTACTCACATTTATAACTGAGACCATATTAAAGTGCTTTATGTTCACTGGAGCGTACAAGGTAAGATGGTCAATGAGAGCGGGAAACAGATTTCTCATCCATTCATGTGATGTGTGAGGATTCAAGCCAAAACTTCAGGAAAACAGCAACTTCTCTATTTTATGTAATAAAAGATCAATTTGCACCTTCTCCACACTATCAGGTCAAAGACAGACtaccacacatactgtacataccaGGCCAGCTCACACAGTGAGGCCCTTTGCCACAATTAAACTGTGGCTTATCAGCTTGAACATGATGTTCGTCTCGGATCCAACTTTCCCTGAGCTCCAGGAAACTGGTCGTGGAGGGATGAGCCGTAAGCTTTCCTGTTTCATCTGAATCCCTCGGACCCCCCCCGCCGCGACTCATTAGAACAACAGCCaaccagagaggaagagtgacaCGTACGGAAAGTTCCTGAGTGAAGGAAACACAACGCTGTTTCCCGttgcaagaggaggaagatgggggGAGGAAACCAGGGAGGGGATGGGGGTCATGTGATCCTCAGCTTTTCAGGACACGTTTCTCAAATCTCAGTCGCCAATGGTTTAATAAGATTAATGCAAGCGGCATTAAAAGTTAACAGttttaatccattttttttttagcgcAAAGAAGACGTGTATTAAAAAACAGGCGTACACATGTGAATTTCAGTCAAGCATTCACACCGAGTTTATAAGAGGAAGGACGTCAGAGGGAAAGCAGAGTGAGTCTTAGTAATCACATT contains these protein-coding regions:
- the vezt gene encoding vezatin isoform X2 gives rise to the protein MTEELDEDVVFENSPLFQYLHDLGHTDFEACPTASQEEEYGGPEGDLPPPQKTSGGRLWRLAEAVWRWSPMHQAAASHKLEQQLDCVFGQYSVRCILDQDVLLQEDVELIELLDPSLLTLASSLSGSPSRASTLPRPSFIARPSLWDMAGLVGLAAVLMGLCSVSEGLWSLAVAPWSLALLGWVGLRGITLWRRGRVQRAVHARVTQLQTMVHNGKTLTGLSRKALRLVQETEVISRGFTLVSAAGSFSRAGPGAVPRGQQLIGLRKALYRALRSAFRASRRATCHMLKAFPLNSEIDNVTNYVSAVPLKELGLGLGIEHLGDEQAQELTDDYSLPALKMLFQLWVGQSSECFRRLALLLSPRRIEDPEEGVLKGETPPLPPSPLHLSIAAVTEPLHLALAGCLCEVQRSYDFHRHFETQPRSTGSDKTGRAREKCRELNTLHTSIRSLQLHLKAMLSEMIILEDDLEKLMVSKELTELSCEGYQDLNDRLHQLQPHMQASTGCWEDSVNQVARMLRRANACSGNAEGQEQCGAPVTEIPAPPPSYPLILDRDPVPEELEWEAYVSDSDSDGEGRGSFFDILSPEERERQRREREESRRVLSELKAVLGFRASEGERMKRKQLLFNDQAAVALSACTEDSDPATNPPDAPTSVGSAETGDEAGNHISEQPAGSDGEETDRVSPDPSVEPVMEFICGAEAEDKESVVSSVCNRGGGGGSELHQYDGLLEEGAESQNGLDCLLQPKVTAVTLMDRLTEIHGSEALSFSSALAAQVAARSHSLVKMEEQTFGDDEEEEDEEEDEEEDEEEECDRRTPEKD
- the vezt gene encoding vezatin isoform X1, with translation MTEELDEDVVFENSPLFQYLHDLGHTDFEACPTASQEEEYGGPEGDLPPPQKTSGGRLWRLAEAVWRWSPMHQAAASHKLEQQLDCVFGQYSVRCILDQDVLLQEDVELIELLDPSLLTLASSLSGSPSRASTLPRPSFIARPSLWDMAGLVGLAAVLMGLCSVSEGLWSLAVAPWSLALLGWVGLRGITLWRRGRVQRAVHARVTQLQTMVHNGKTLTGLSRKALRLVQETEVISRGFTLLLDRVSAAGSFSRAGPGAVPRGQQLIGLRKALYRALRSAFRASRRATCHMLKAFPLNSEIDNVTNYVSAVPLKELGLGLGIEHLGDEQAQELTDDYSLPALKMLFQLWVGQSSECFRRLALLLSPRRIEDPEEGVLKGETPPLPPSPLHLSIAAVTEPLHLALAGCLCEVQRSYDFHRHFETQPRSTGSDKTGRAREKCRELNTLHTSIRSLQLHLKAMLSEMIILEDDLEKLMVSKELTELSCEGYQDLNDRLHQLQPHMQASTGCWEDSVNQVARMLRRANACSGNAEGQEQCGAPVTEIPAPPPSYPLILDRDPVPEELEWEAYVSDSDSDGEGRGSFFDILSPEERERQRREREESRRVLSELKAVLGFRASEGERMKRKQLLFNDQAAVALSACTEDSDPATNPPDAPTSVGSAETGDEAGNHISEQPAGSDGEETDRVSPDPSVEPVMEFICGAEAEDKESVVSSVCNRGGGGGSELHQYDGLLEEGAESQNGLDCLLQPKVTAVTLMDRLTEIHGSEALSFSSALAAQVAARSHSLVKMEEQTFGDDEEEEDEEEDEEEDEEEECDRRTPEKD